Within Winogradskyella helgolandensis, the genomic segment CTCAAGCTTTTATTATTGGAGAGGAATTTATAGGAAATGATAAGGTGGCTTTAATTTTGGGGGATAATATTTTTTATGGGACAGGATTAGCTGAATTGTTGCAACAGAATAACGATCCTGATGGTGGCATCGTATACGCTTATCATGTGCACGATCCAGAGCGATATGGTGTTGTAGAGTTCGATAAGGATGATAATGCGGTTTCAATTGAAGAAAAACCAGAACATCCAAAGTCTAATTATGCCGTTCCTGGCATTTATTTCTATGATAATTCAGTAGTGGATATCGCTAAAAATATCAAACCAAGTAAACGTGGAGAGTTGGAAATAACAGACGTAAATAAGACGTATCTAAACCAAGGGAAATTAAAAGTAAGTGTACTAATAAAGGCACAGCGTGGCTAGATACAGGTACCTTTAAATCGTTAATGCAAGCCTCGCAATTTGTACAAGTTATAGAAGAGCGACAAGGCTTAAAAATAGGAGCTATAGAAGAAGCGGCATATAGAATGGGATATATTGATAAAAAACAATTTATAAAAGTGGTTAAGCCTTTAACAAAAAGTGGTTATGGTAAGCACTTATTAAGTTTAGTATCGGAATAGTATGACTATAAAAGAGACAAAGCTAAGCGGATGCTTTATTATAGAGCCTCAAGTTTTTGAAGATAAACGTGGTTATTTTGTTGAAAGTTATAATGAAAAGGTCTTTAATAAAGCTTTGGGTATAGATGTTGTATTTGTTCAGGATAATGAGTCACAATCCTCTAAAGGGGTTTTAAGAGGCTTGCACTATCAATTAGGCGTATATGCTCAAGCAAAATTAGTAAGAGTAATTAAAGGTAGGGTTTTAGATGTTGTTGTGGACTTAAGACCGAATTCTGTGACTTTTGGTGAGCACTTTTCTGTTGAACTTTCAGAACAAAATAAAACGCAATTATTTGTCCCTAGAGGCTTCGGACATGGTTTTATTGTTTTAGAAGATGAAACAATCTTTAGTTATAAATGCGATAATTATTACCATAAAGCATCTGAAGCCGGAATCATTTACAACGACGAAGATTTAAATATCGATTGGCAATTGCCTAGTGCTGATTTTATTCTTTCAGATAAAGATATTATACTTCCTAAATTAAAAGATGCTAAACTATGATACAAGTCTTGTGACTGCTAAAGACGGTCAATTAGGACAATGCATTCAAAGTTTAACTGCGCAATATCCCAATATTCAATTTGTTTTTAAATCGTCATCGGATTTAGATATTACAAACAAAGACAATATAGTACATGTGTTTAGCTCGTATTCATTTGATTATTGTATTAATTGTGCAGCTTATACCGCTGTAGATAAGGCTGAAGAGGAAACCAAATTAGCGGATAAAGTAAATCATCTAGGAGCAAAGCTATTAGCGGAATCTTGTTATAATTTTAACGTCACCTTGATTCATATCTCTACAGATTTTGTGTTTGATGGTAAATCGTCAAAAGCTTACTTATAAAGTGACCTCACTAATCCTTTAGGTATTTATGGTGAAACTAAATTAAAAGGCGAACAAGCTATCTCTAAAGCTCTAGAACGTCATTTTATAATTAGAACGTCTTGGTTGTATTCCGAATATGAAAATAATTTTCTAAAAACCATGTTGCGCTTAGCTAATGAACGCGATGAAATAGGTGTCGTTGGTGATCAAATTGGAAGTCCAACTTATGCCAGAGATTTAGCAGATATGGTTCTAAAGCTTATTGAATCTAAAACCGCAAATTATGGTGTTTATCATTACTCTAATAAGGGAGAGGTAAGTTGGTATGATTTTGCAAAAGAAATTTTTGAATTAAGTAATAGCCTAATAAAACTTAATAAAATTGAAACTAAGGACTACCCCACGCTAGCTGTACGACCAAAGTATAGCATAATGAATACTACAAAAATAAGTCATCTTTTAGATTTAAAAATACCAAATTGGAAAGCTAGTTTGGCAATCGCTATGGCAAATCTTAATAAAAGGCAGTCTTAAAAATACAGTTTAGTATATAATTTTTGCTTCACAAGTTTTTGATAGCCTTATTAATAACCAATTTTTAATTGGTTATTGCATTTAAGAGGTACGTCTTAGAAATTTCTTTTTGCATATTGAGTTTTTTATTTACTTCTAAATAATCAATTTTTTCATTTAAAAGAGCAATATCTTCTATTTTGAATTGATCAATATCAATTAGTCTATTTTCTAGATTAAGTAATTTTAAAAGAGAATTAAATCGACTTAAACCTCGGGATTTATTTCCTATAATGATAAATTGTTTATTAAAAATAATTGAAAATACTAAACCGTGAAAAGAATCGGTAATTATAAAATTGGAATAGTAAAAATGAGATAGCCAGTTTTCTATTAAATGAGGACTGTTTAATGAATTACTAGCATTCAAATAAATCTTATCTATTTTTAGATTCATTCTATTAGAAATTTCATCCACAATTGAAGTGCTTTTTTCTGAAGCATCTAAAACGTAATTAAATAATTCAATTTTATGAGAGAAATCAATGCCCTTAATCATTTTTTCATAGAAGCTTACATCTGGTAAAAATGAAGGATCAAGTGTATGAACAGCTTTTTCGTAGTTAAAGCTTTCTTTACAAATTTTTAAACCATCTTCTTCTCGAGTTGATACTAAGTCAAATTTTTGAATTAAAGATTCAATTTTTGATATAGACTCTGTTTTTCCTTCCCAAAAATCCTTTCCAAATGAAGCAGCATATGCTATTTTTTTAGTTTTTGAAGAAACAAAATCCAAAAAATAAGTAGGATAGTTCTCTTTTATATATTCTAACCTCCAAACTTGATCACTACCAACAATAACGCAATCTAAATCCTTAGTAACTTCTTTTAAATACTCAGAAGTATAAGCAGTATTAGTTTTTACACTTAAATATTCTTTAAAAAAAGGGGCTACCTGTTTACGAAAAAGCTTTATCGTTTTAAAGTTTTTAGGATCGTAAATATTATACAATGGATTGATTTCAATAATTTTTTTCAACCAAAATTTAACAACGCTTTCAGGGTGTCTTTTGTCTATCCAAACAGCTTCAAATCCATTAGACTCTATAAAATTATATAATGCAGCTAATTGAATAATTCCACCGTAATTATTGTTTATAGGAAGTGTTAAAATTCCAATTTTTAATTTTGTCATTAATTATTGAATTATAGTTAAGATTTCATCTAAATCTCTTCTTTTGGATAACGTTGTTCTAAAGTTTTTATCTGCTTCTCCGATAGCAATTAAACATATAACTTTTTCAGAACTATTAATATCAAGTATCTGTTTAATTCTTTTTTCGTCGTCTTTTTCCTTTGCCCAATTTGCTGGGCAGGCAGCAATATTATAAAAATGCAATGAATATAAAAGGTTCATGAGGTAAACGCCACCGTCTATATAAAATTGATAACGTTCGCCAATAGAATAATAATAATTAACGTCTGTTGTAATTATAAGTAACTGGTTGATGTTTTGGGTAAAACCGTTTAATCCAGCTTGTAGTTCTAAAACGTTATCAATTTTTGATTTGTCTTTTAAATAATAAGCCTTTGAGGGTTGTCTATTACATACAGAGGGTGCATTTTTAGAAAGCATTATAGCTTTCTCAATTGTAGAGTCGTCTATTAAATTACCCGTAAAGTTTCTAACACTTTTTCTAGAGTCTGAGAATTTATCGAATGAAGAGAAAGTATGATCAAAAAAATCTTCTTTTGAATATTCAATAGCCCCTCTAAAAGTTGAATTGTAAGAACTATTTAATTGGTCTTTATAGAAGAGATAATCTTCTTCAGAATAAAACGTAGAGATATCAAAATTATTTTTTTTGTGCAGCTCATAATATTCACACATAATACTATATGCTACATTTATTTGAGACTTATTAGAATTAGTGAGTACTTTTTTGTTTTTAAGGTACTTGTTAAGTCTTTTTATTTTATCTTCAGCAAAGCCGTATTTTGTTTGAGAAAATAAGAGTCCTTTCTCAATTGAGTGGTAGTCTAAAATTATTTTAGCTTCAATTTTGTTTAATGTGTCAACTTTAAATACGTTGGAGTAT encodes:
- a CDS encoding nitroreductase family protein, encoding MKFFIKKIFKENKKSKIYQFSSWIYKRYFPYVNVVTNMFYDTFFYCKYSNVFKVDTLNKIEAKIILDYHSIEKGLLFSQTKYGFAEDKIKRLNKYLKNKKVLTNSNKSQINVAYSIMCEYYELHKKNNFDISTFYSEEDYLFYKDQLNSSYNSTFRGAIEYSKEDFFDHTFSSFDKFSDSRKSVRNFTGNLIDDSTIEKAIMLSKNAPSVCNRQPSKAYYLKDKSKIDNVLELQAGLNGFTQNINQLLIITTDVNYYYSIGERYQFYIDGGVYLMNLLYSLHFYNIAACPANWAKEKDDEKRIKQILDINSSEKVICLIAIGEADKNFRTTLSKRRDLDEILTIIQ
- a CDS encoding polysaccharide pyruvyl transferase family protein is translated as MTKLKIGILTLPINNNYGGIIQLAALYNFIESNGFEAVWIDKRHPESVVKFWLKKIIEINPLYNIYDPKNFKTIKLFRKQVAPFFKEYLSVKTNTAYTSEYLKEVTKDLDCVIVGSDQVWRLEYIKENYPTYFLDFVSSKTKKIAYAASFGKDFWEGKTESISKIESLIQKFDLVSTREEDGLKICKESFNYEKAVHTLDPSFLPDVSFYEKMIKGIDFSHKIELFNYVLDASEKSTSIVDEISNRMNLKIDKIYLNASNSLNSPHLIENWLSHFYYSNFIITDSFHGLVFSIIFNKQFIIIGNKSRGLSRFNSLLKLLNLENRLIDIDQFKIEDIALLNEKIDYLEVNKKLNMQKEISKTYLLNAITN
- the rfbC gene encoding dTDP-4-dehydrorhamnose 3,5-epimerase, which codes for MTIKETKLSGCFIIEPQVFEDKRGYFVESYNEKVFNKALGIDVVFVQDNESQSSKGVLRGLHYQLGVYAQAKLVRVIKGRVLDVVVDLRPNSVTFGEHFSVELSEQNKTQLFVPRGFGHGFIVLEDETIFSYKCDNYYHKASEAGIIYNDEDLNIDWQLPSADFILSDKDIILPKLKDAKL